From a single Micromonas commoda chromosome 5, complete sequence genomic region:
- a CDS encoding ubiquinol:cytochrome c oxidoreductase 14 kDa subunit-containing protein (has COG2329 - uncharacterized enzyme involved in biosynthesis of extracellular polysaccharides; also has UCR_14kD Ubiquinol-cytochrome C reductase complex 14kD subunit) — MSAASFSSCIRGAPVIARRDARAIRRTVARVPMVTRANADIMSEVGTAVLTDGQLQGERYVASNRFRLQAGKGPTFEKRWAERKSRLANLDGFRFFTLMRRVEGMGGPPKPADADEEYDYVSLTIWEDKSGFDAWRTGEAFKEAHGGGTIFGFVEMLVSSMMVLKGGPKPAFYDGLLPVVKPPPEDTPWKAVGGWRDVKADGVNPLDTDVYVAMNRFKVLPGKEEAFEQRWAERESKLEGMDGFLTFLLLRRDALKAEDGYNYSTLTVWRSKEDFQAWRESSANSAAHSKAGEAEPMFDGPPSPVMYEGVLALLSEKGA, encoded by the coding sequence atgtccgccgcgtccttctcctcctgcATCCGGGGTGCTCCCGTgatcgcccgtcgcgatgcgcgcgcgatccgtcgCACTGTCGCTCGCGTTCCCATGGTGACCCGCGCGAACGCAGACATCATGAGCGAGGTGGGCACCGCGGTCCTCACCGATGGCCAGCTCCAGGGCGAACGATATGTCGCTTCGAACCGCTTCAGGCTCCAGGCCGGCAAGGGCCCCACATTCGAGAAGCGCTGGGCCGAGCGCAAGAGCCgcctcgccaacctcgatGGATTCCGCTTCTTCACGCTCATGCGCCGCGTGGAGGGCATGGGAGGTCCCCCCaagcccgccgacgccgacgaggagtaCGACTACGTGTCGCTCACAATCTGGGAGGACAAGTCCGGCTTCGACGCGTGGCGCACCGGCGAGGCCTTCAAGgaggcgcacggcggcggtacCATCTTTGGCTTCGTGGAGATGCTCGTCTCCTCCATGATGGTCCTCAAGGGCGGACCCAAGCCCGCTTTCTACGACGGTCTGCTCCCCGTGGTGAAGCCCCCTCCGGAGGATACGCCGTGGAAGGCGGTTGGGGGCTGGCGCGACGTCAAGGCTGACGGCGTCAACCCGCTCGACACCGACGTGTACGTGGCGATGAACCGCTTTAAGGTTCTCCCGGGCAAGGAGGAGGCCTTCGAGCAGCGGTgggccgagcgcgagagCAAGCTGGAGGGCATGGACGGTTTCCTCACTTTTCTGCTGCTTCGAAGagacgcgctcaaggcggaggatGGATACAACTACTCCACCCTGACCGTGTGGAGGAGCAAGGAGGACTTCCAAGCGTGGAGGGAATCGTCCGCCAACTCCGCGGCGCACTCCAAGGCCGGAGAGGCGGAGCCCATGTTCGACGGGCCGCCCAGTCCCGTCATGTACGAGGGCGTCCTAGCGCTGCTGTCAGAGAAGGGGGCGTGA
- the PMP22 gene encoding peroxisomal membrane protein (Mpv17 / PMP22 family. The 22-kDa peroxisomal membrane protein (PMP22) is a major component of peroxisomal membranes): MSPHGAASKAWHGLHPMLRAGLTSGTIMAGGDLLCQTIQMQYQPAVAGTAENEKVEKPKKCEERSAPASTSGAHWMSAAVREKLGLADYDLVRTARFFGVGLTLHGPFFNKTLGILEKVVGPATTVQAAAKKVALGHFFLFPSYTALFYGWLSVFEGKGLEGGVQKFTDTWWDIFVAGSAFWPAANMVNFMYCPPMYRVLYLNVAGLYWNAFLSYQNVRATAMEAIIKQE; this comes from the exons ATGTCGCCCCACGGTGCCGCGTCGAAAGCGTGGCACGGTTTGCACCCGATGCTCAGGGCAGGTCTTACGTCGGGAACCATCATGGCCGGCGGGGATCTCCTGTGCCAGACCATCCAGATGCAGTACCAGCcagccgtcgccgggacGGCGGAGAACGAAAAAGTGGAGAAGCCGAAGAAGTGCGAGGAGCGCTCTGCtcccgcctccacctccggGGCGCACTGgatgtcggcggcggtccgcgAGAAGCTTGGACTTGCTGATTATGATCTCGTGCGAACCGCCAGGTTCTTCGGCGTGGGTCTGACGCTGCACGGGCCGTTCTTCAACAA GACCCTGGGGATATTGGAGAAGGTGGTCGGTCCCGCCACCACCGTGCAGGCCGCAGCGAAGAAGGTTGCGCTGGGTCACTTCTTCCTGTTCCCGTCGTACACGGCGCTGTTCTACGGTTGGCTCTCCGTGTTCGAGGGAAAGGGGCTCGAGGGTGGCGTGCAGAAGTTCACGGATACCTGGTGGGACATCTTCGTGGCGGGGTCGGCGTTctggcccgcggcgaacatgGTGAACTTCATGTACTGTCCGCCGATGTACCGCGTCCTATACCTCAACGTCGCCGGGCTGTATTGGAACGCGTTCCTGTCTTATCAGAACGTGAGGGCCACAGCCATGGAAGCAATCATAAAGCAGGAGTGA